The following are encoded together in the Solenopsis invicta isolate M01_SB chromosome 14, UNIL_Sinv_3.0, whole genome shotgun sequence genome:
- the LOC105207701 gene encoding pancreatic triacylglycerol lipase isoform X2 → MPLSYFHDIVLHRENPFGEEQLFLNNTEMLYASHFNESRPTKFIVHGFSDTGNEGWIRDLIDAYLLHQDVNVIVVGWGILASDAYPVAAKNTRLVGEYLGQFLDFLNRDSNLEYKDVHISGLSLGSYVAGFAGAYHDGRVGRITGLDPASPLFETNSSIVDPEHRLDPSDAQFVDVIHTSGPIFGFSAPLGHADFYPNNGKIPQPGCTFGPTITYCSHSRAHQLMTESIGSTVGFKARMCDSWEKYKERFCDYNPVVLMGEYASTSLRGKFYLSTNDASPFALP, encoded by the exons ATGCCGTTGTCTTACTTTCACGATATTGTTTTGCACAGGGAAAACCCATTCGGCGAGGAGCAATTGTTCCTGAACAATACCGAGATGCTGTATGCGTCGCACTTTAACGAGAGCCGGCCGACCAAGTTTATCGTTCACGGATTCAGCGATACCGGGAACGAGGGTTGGATACGCGATCTGATAGACG cgtaTCTGCTTCATCAGGATGTGAATGTGATAGTCGTCGGCTGGGGAATCTTGGCGTCCGACGCCTACCCAGTGGCAGCCAAAAACACGCGTCTTGTCGGCGAATATTTAGGCCAGTTCTTGGATTTCTTGAACCGGGACTCGAACCTGGAGTATAAGGATGTGCACATTAGTGGTCTCAGTCTGGGTTCTTACGTGGCGGGCTTCGCCGGTGCTTATCACGACGGACGTGTCGGGAGAATAACAG GATTGGATCCCGCGAGTCCTCTGTTCGAGACCAATTCCAGCATCGTCGATCCGGAACACCGATTGGATCCCTCCGATGCTCAATTCGTCGATGTGATCCATACCAGTGGGCCGATATTCGGATTCTCTGCGCCATTAGGACACGCCGATTTTTATCCCAACAATGGCAAGATTCCGCAACCTGGATGCACTTTTGGACCGACGATAA CTTACTGTAGCCATTCGAGAGCGCATCAGCTTATGACAGAGAGCATCGGCAGCACGGTGGGCTTCAAGGCGAGAATGTGCGATAGCTGGGAAAAATACAAAGAGCGATTCTGCGATTACAATCCGGTCGTCTTGATGGGCGAATACGCCTCAACCTC GTTGCGTGGCAAATTTTATCTATCGACCAACGACGCTTCTCCCTTCGCACTACCGTAA
- the LOC105207701 gene encoding pancreatic triacylglycerol lipase isoform X1 — translation MSRIVLSRGMSQVELLVLSTVFLVWSAYAYPEGTLMNDNSARASIVETVLLEREPATFKLYTRENPFGEEQLFLNNTEMLYASHFNESRPTKFIVHGFSDTGNEGWIRDLIDAYLLHQDVNVIVVGWGILASDAYPVAAKNTRLVGEYLGQFLDFLNRDSNLEYKDVHISGLSLGSYVAGFAGAYHDGRVGRITGLDPASPLFETNSSIVDPEHRLDPSDAQFVDVIHTSGPIFGFSAPLGHADFYPNNGKIPQPGCTFGPTITYCSHSRAHQLMTESIGSTVGFKARMCDSWEKYKERFCDYNPVVLMGEYASTSLRGKFYLSTNDASPFALP, via the exons ATGTCGCGCATCGTCCTGTCTCGAGGCATGTCACAGGTCGAGTTGCTCGTCCTCTCGACCGTTTTCCTCGTCTGGTCAG CGTACGCGTATCCGGAGGGCACGCTGATGAACGACAACAGTGCGCGGGCGTCGATCGTCGAGACGGTGTTGCTGGAACGCGAACCGGCGACCTTCAAATTGTACACCAG GGAAAACCCATTCGGCGAGGAGCAATTGTTCCTGAACAATACCGAGATGCTGTATGCGTCGCACTTTAACGAGAGCCGGCCGACCAAGTTTATCGTTCACGGATTCAGCGATACCGGGAACGAGGGTTGGATACGCGATCTGATAGACG cgtaTCTGCTTCATCAGGATGTGAATGTGATAGTCGTCGGCTGGGGAATCTTGGCGTCCGACGCCTACCCAGTGGCAGCCAAAAACACGCGTCTTGTCGGCGAATATTTAGGCCAGTTCTTGGATTTCTTGAACCGGGACTCGAACCTGGAGTATAAGGATGTGCACATTAGTGGTCTCAGTCTGGGTTCTTACGTGGCGGGCTTCGCCGGTGCTTATCACGACGGACGTGTCGGGAGAATAACAG GATTGGATCCCGCGAGTCCTCTGTTCGAGACCAATTCCAGCATCGTCGATCCGGAACACCGATTGGATCCCTCCGATGCTCAATTCGTCGATGTGATCCATACCAGTGGGCCGATATTCGGATTCTCTGCGCCATTAGGACACGCCGATTTTTATCCCAACAATGGCAAGATTCCGCAACCTGGATGCACTTTTGGACCGACGATAA CTTACTGTAGCCATTCGAGAGCGCATCAGCTTATGACAGAGAGCATCGGCAGCACGGTGGGCTTCAAGGCGAGAATGTGCGATAGCTGGGAAAAATACAAAGAGCGATTCTGCGATTACAATCCGGTCGTCTTGATGGGCGAATACGCCTCAACCTC GTTGCGTGGCAAATTTTATCTATCGACCAACGACGCTTCTCCCTTCGCACTACCGTAA
- the LOC105207704 gene encoding sodium- and chloride-dependent GABA transporter 1 isoform X2: MRESTGRPKVDRSTSPLPRKPAANPVNPANPVQELKALFSDPASNRASSNGEKESDFRFEAIQCLRQSSIIRMRTPKNLPDRGTWSSKIEFILSVVGLAIGLGNLWRFPYLCYKNGGGAFMVPYFIALALAGIPMFLMELSLGQMLTIGGLGVFKIAPIFKGIGYATCVLSCWTNVYYIIILAWALFYFLVSLRPDVPWRTCDNSWNTRYCITPDERLNVTCWEPEYWPNNGLICATSLGNLSHGLLKDPVKEFWERRTLMISSGIEDVGGIRWELAGTLAVVWIMCYFCIWKGVKWTGKVVYFTALFPYALLAVLLVRGLTLPGASEGLKYYATPNLSKLGDPEVWIDAVTQIFFTYALGLGALVALGSYNKFNNNVYKDALIVCGVNTCTSLLSGVVIFSVVGFMAHEQQKPVADVAASGPGLAFLVYPSAVLQLPGASIWSSLFFLMLILIGLDSQFCTMEGFITAAVDEWPRLLRKRKELFIAIVCLISYLIGLLCVTEGGMYVFQLLDTYAVSGFCLLFLMFFECISVSWAFGVDRFYDGIRDMIGYYPCFWWKICWTFTTPAICVGVFIFNIIKFVPVKYLTYEFPWWSHLLGWLAGLSSMLCIPGYMIYIWIVTSGTTSEKYRKLIKIEDDVAALRKKLNPVKAAVIDTEFEL, encoded by the exons ATGAG GGAATCGACCGGCCGTCCCAAGGTAGACAGATCCACCAGTCCTCTACCGAGAAAACCGGCGGCGAATCCCGTGAATCCGGCGAATCCGGTGCAGGAGTTGAAGGCCCTCTTCTCCGACCCCGCCAGCAACAGAGCTTCTTCCAATGGCGAGAAAGAGTCGGACTTTCGATTCGAGGCGATACAATGTCTGCGACAGTCCTCGATCATCAGGATGAGGACACCTAAAAACCTACCGGATCGAGGGACCTGGAGCAGTAAG ATCGAATTCATTTTGTCCGTCGTGGGCTTGGCCATAGGTTTGGGAAATCTCTGGCGATTTCCGTATCTTTGTTATAAAAATGGCGGCGGTGCTTTTATGGTACCCTACTTCATCGCGCTCGCACTGGCCGGTATACCCATGTTCCTGATGGAACTGTCCTTAGGACAGATGCTGACGATAGGTGGTCTGGGTGTTTTTAAGATAGCACCGATTTTCAAAG GCATTGGATACGCGACCTGTGTGCTTTCCTGCTGGACCAATGTGTATTACATCATCATTCTTGCTTGGGCGCTCTTTTACTTCTTGGTTTCTCTACGTCCTG ACGTACCCTGGAGAACTTGTGACAACTCATGGAACACACGCTACTGCATCACGCCCGACGAACGTTTGAATGTAACGTGCTGGGAGCCCGAATACTGGCCAAACAATGGCCTCATATGCGCCACGTCCCTCGGGAACTTGAGCCACGGATTATTGAAGGATCCAGTCAAGGAATTTTGGGA gagGCGCACCCTAATGATTTCTTCGGGCATCGAAGATGTCGGTGGTATAAGATGGGAATTGGCCGGCACTCTCGCAGTCGTTTGGATCATGTGCTACTTTTGCATCTGGAAAGGAGTCAAATGGACCGGCAAG GTCGTCTATTTCACGGCCCTCTTCCCGTACGCTCTGTTGGCGGTGCTGCTCGTACGAGGCTTGACGCTTCCTGGCGCTTCGGAAGGTTTAAAGTATTACGCTACACCGAATCTCTCGAAACTCGGCGATCCTGAG GTATGGATAGATGCGGTAACACAGATATTCTTCACTTACGCTCTCGGTCTAGGTGCATTGGTAGCTCTAGGCAGTTACAACAAGTTTAACAATAACGTTTACAA AGATGCTCTTATTGTATGTGGAGTAAATACTTGTACCAGCTTGCTTAGCGGAGTAGTCATATTTTCCGTGGTTGGTTTTATGGCCCACGAGCAACAGAAACCAGTGGCCGATGTAGCTGCTTCTg GGCCCGGTTTAGCCTTCTTAGTTTATCCCTCGGCGGTGTTGCAACTACCTGGGGCATCAATTTGGTCGAGTCTATTTTTCCTTATGCTTATCCTGATAGGGTTGGACAGTCAG TTCTGCACCATGGAGGGCTTTATCACCGCCGCTGTGGACGAGTGGCCGCGATTACTCAGAAAACGGAAGGAACTGTTCATCGCGATCGTATGCTTGATCTCCTATTTAATCGGTCTTTTATGTGTCACCGAA GGTGGTATGTATGTGTTTCAACTCTTGGACACATATGCTGTGAGCGGATTTTGCTTACTCTTCCTAATGTTCTTTGAATGCATCTCCGTCTCATGGGCATTCGGGGTGGATCGATTTTACGATGGCATTCGGGACATGATAGGCTACTATCCCTGTTTCTGGTGGAAGATATGCTGGACATTTACCACACCTGCCATTTGCGTG ggCGTATTCatctttaatattatcaaattcgTCCCTGTGAAATACCTCACGTACGAATTTCCGTGGTGGAGCCATTTGTTGGGGTGGCTCGCGGGTCTTTCCTCGATGTTGTGCATTCCAGgttatatgatttatatttggATCGTTACATCCGGAACTACCTCAGAG aaatatcgaaaattgataaaaatagaagatgACGTTGCTGCTTTACGGAAAAAACTCAATCCAGTCAAAGCCGCTGTCATCGACACGGAGTTTGAATTATAA
- the LOC105207701 gene encoding pancreatic triacylglycerol lipase isoform X3 → MNDNSARASIVETVLLEREPATFKLYTRENPFGEEQLFLNNTEMLYASHFNESRPTKFIVHGFSDTGNEGWIRDLIDAYLLHQDVNVIVVGWGILASDAYPVAAKNTRLVGEYLGQFLDFLNRDSNLEYKDVHISGLSLGSYVAGFAGAYHDGRVGRITGLDPASPLFETNSSIVDPEHRLDPSDAQFVDVIHTSGPIFGFSAPLGHADFYPNNGKIPQPGCTFGPTITYCSHSRAHQLMTESIGSTVGFKARMCDSWEKYKERFCDYNPVVLMGEYASTSLRGKFYLSTNDASPFALP, encoded by the exons ATGAACGACAACAGTGCGCGGGCGTCGATCGTCGAGACGGTGTTGCTGGAACGCGAACCGGCGACCTTCAAATTGTACACCAG GGAAAACCCATTCGGCGAGGAGCAATTGTTCCTGAACAATACCGAGATGCTGTATGCGTCGCACTTTAACGAGAGCCGGCCGACCAAGTTTATCGTTCACGGATTCAGCGATACCGGGAACGAGGGTTGGATACGCGATCTGATAGACG cgtaTCTGCTTCATCAGGATGTGAATGTGATAGTCGTCGGCTGGGGAATCTTGGCGTCCGACGCCTACCCAGTGGCAGCCAAAAACACGCGTCTTGTCGGCGAATATTTAGGCCAGTTCTTGGATTTCTTGAACCGGGACTCGAACCTGGAGTATAAGGATGTGCACATTAGTGGTCTCAGTCTGGGTTCTTACGTGGCGGGCTTCGCCGGTGCTTATCACGACGGACGTGTCGGGAGAATAACAG GATTGGATCCCGCGAGTCCTCTGTTCGAGACCAATTCCAGCATCGTCGATCCGGAACACCGATTGGATCCCTCCGATGCTCAATTCGTCGATGTGATCCATACCAGTGGGCCGATATTCGGATTCTCTGCGCCATTAGGACACGCCGATTTTTATCCCAACAATGGCAAGATTCCGCAACCTGGATGCACTTTTGGACCGACGATAA CTTACTGTAGCCATTCGAGAGCGCATCAGCTTATGACAGAGAGCATCGGCAGCACGGTGGGCTTCAAGGCGAGAATGTGCGATAGCTGGGAAAAATACAAAGAGCGATTCTGCGATTACAATCCGGTCGTCTTGATGGGCGAATACGCCTCAACCTC GTTGCGTGGCAAATTTTATCTATCGACCAACGACGCTTCTCCCTTCGCACTACCGTAA
- the LOC120359547 gene encoding ataxin-8-like: MADKQIVVRQGPSVLQRRLEHMERSMEAIENMLQEWRQQQQQPQQQIDRLEQAVNLLLQERQQQQPQQRQLQQQEQPQQQQEQPQQQQLQQQEQLQHTYERQQNNIRRNGPGHGRSRARWYRQRGIFRGRGGRGSSSGGRGKGTIIINKYYNI, encoded by the exons ATGGCAg ATAAACAGATCGTAGTCCGTCAAGGACCTTCCGTGCTCCAACGAAGATTGGAGCATATGGAGAGAAGTATGGAGGCGATAGAGAACATGCTGCAAGAGTGgcggcaacagcagcagcaaccgcAGCAGCAGATAGACCGCCTTGAACAAGCGGTCAATCTGCTGCTGCAAGAACGCCAGCAACAGCAGCCGCAGCAGCGTCAGTTGCAGCAACAGGAGcaaccgcagcagcagcaggagcaaCCGCAACAGCAGCAATTGCAACAGCAGGAGCAGCTGCAGCATACTTACGAGCGGCagcaaaataata tccGTAGAAATGGACCAGGACATGGGCGTTCCCGCGCCCGTTGGTACCGCCAACGCGGGATCTTCAGAGGCAGAGGCGGAAGAGGAAGTAGTAGTGGCGGAAGGGGAAAAGGAaccattattattaacaaatattataatatttaa
- the LOC105207704 gene encoding sodium- and chloride-dependent GABA transporter 1 isoform X1, translating into MPSRESTGRPKVDRSTSPLPRKPAANPVNPANPVQELKALFSDPASNRASSNGEKESDFRFEAIQCLRQSSIIRMRTPKNLPDRGTWSSKIEFILSVVGLAIGLGNLWRFPYLCYKNGGGAFMVPYFIALALAGIPMFLMELSLGQMLTIGGLGVFKIAPIFKGIGYATCVLSCWTNVYYIIILAWALFYFLVSLRPDVPWRTCDNSWNTRYCITPDERLNVTCWEPEYWPNNGLICATSLGNLSHGLLKDPVKEFWERRTLMISSGIEDVGGIRWELAGTLAVVWIMCYFCIWKGVKWTGKVVYFTALFPYALLAVLLVRGLTLPGASEGLKYYATPNLSKLGDPEVWIDAVTQIFFTYALGLGALVALGSYNKFNNNVYKDALIVCGVNTCTSLLSGVVIFSVVGFMAHEQQKPVADVAASGPGLAFLVYPSAVLQLPGASIWSSLFFLMLILIGLDSQFCTMEGFITAAVDEWPRLLRKRKELFIAIVCLISYLIGLLCVTEGGMYVFQLLDTYAVSGFCLLFLMFFECISVSWAFGVDRFYDGIRDMIGYYPCFWWKICWTFTTPAICVGVFIFNIIKFVPVKYLTYEFPWWSHLLGWLAGLSSMLCIPGYMIYIWIVTSGTTSEKYRKLIKIEDDVAALRKKLNPVKAAVIDTEFEL; encoded by the exons ATGCCTTCAAGGGAATCGACCGGCCGTCCCAAGGTAGACAGATCCACCAGTCCTCTACCGAGAAAACCGGCGGCGAATCCCGTGAATCCGGCGAATCCGGTGCAGGAGTTGAAGGCCCTCTTCTCCGACCCCGCCAGCAACAGAGCTTCTTCCAATGGCGAGAAAGAGTCGGACTTTCGATTCGAGGCGATACAATGTCTGCGACAGTCCTCGATCATCAGGATGAGGACACCTAAAAACCTACCGGATCGAGGGACCTGGAGCAGTAAG ATCGAATTCATTTTGTCCGTCGTGGGCTTGGCCATAGGTTTGGGAAATCTCTGGCGATTTCCGTATCTTTGTTATAAAAATGGCGGCGGTGCTTTTATGGTACCCTACTTCATCGCGCTCGCACTGGCCGGTATACCCATGTTCCTGATGGAACTGTCCTTAGGACAGATGCTGACGATAGGTGGTCTGGGTGTTTTTAAGATAGCACCGATTTTCAAAG GCATTGGATACGCGACCTGTGTGCTTTCCTGCTGGACCAATGTGTATTACATCATCATTCTTGCTTGGGCGCTCTTTTACTTCTTGGTTTCTCTACGTCCTG ACGTACCCTGGAGAACTTGTGACAACTCATGGAACACACGCTACTGCATCACGCCCGACGAACGTTTGAATGTAACGTGCTGGGAGCCCGAATACTGGCCAAACAATGGCCTCATATGCGCCACGTCCCTCGGGAACTTGAGCCACGGATTATTGAAGGATCCAGTCAAGGAATTTTGGGA gagGCGCACCCTAATGATTTCTTCGGGCATCGAAGATGTCGGTGGTATAAGATGGGAATTGGCCGGCACTCTCGCAGTCGTTTGGATCATGTGCTACTTTTGCATCTGGAAAGGAGTCAAATGGACCGGCAAG GTCGTCTATTTCACGGCCCTCTTCCCGTACGCTCTGTTGGCGGTGCTGCTCGTACGAGGCTTGACGCTTCCTGGCGCTTCGGAAGGTTTAAAGTATTACGCTACACCGAATCTCTCGAAACTCGGCGATCCTGAG GTATGGATAGATGCGGTAACACAGATATTCTTCACTTACGCTCTCGGTCTAGGTGCATTGGTAGCTCTAGGCAGTTACAACAAGTTTAACAATAACGTTTACAA AGATGCTCTTATTGTATGTGGAGTAAATACTTGTACCAGCTTGCTTAGCGGAGTAGTCATATTTTCCGTGGTTGGTTTTATGGCCCACGAGCAACAGAAACCAGTGGCCGATGTAGCTGCTTCTg GGCCCGGTTTAGCCTTCTTAGTTTATCCCTCGGCGGTGTTGCAACTACCTGGGGCATCAATTTGGTCGAGTCTATTTTTCCTTATGCTTATCCTGATAGGGTTGGACAGTCAG TTCTGCACCATGGAGGGCTTTATCACCGCCGCTGTGGACGAGTGGCCGCGATTACTCAGAAAACGGAAGGAACTGTTCATCGCGATCGTATGCTTGATCTCCTATTTAATCGGTCTTTTATGTGTCACCGAA GGTGGTATGTATGTGTTTCAACTCTTGGACACATATGCTGTGAGCGGATTTTGCTTACTCTTCCTAATGTTCTTTGAATGCATCTCCGTCTCATGGGCATTCGGGGTGGATCGATTTTACGATGGCATTCGGGACATGATAGGCTACTATCCCTGTTTCTGGTGGAAGATATGCTGGACATTTACCACACCTGCCATTTGCGTG ggCGTATTCatctttaatattatcaaattcgTCCCTGTGAAATACCTCACGTACGAATTTCCGTGGTGGAGCCATTTGTTGGGGTGGCTCGCGGGTCTTTCCTCGATGTTGTGCATTCCAGgttatatgatttatatttggATCGTTACATCCGGAACTACCTCAGAG aaatatcgaaaattgataaaaatagaagatgACGTTGCTGCTTTACGGAAAAAACTCAATCCAGTCAAAGCCGCTGTCATCGACACGGAGTTTGAATTATAA
- the LOC105207702 gene encoding male-enhanced antigen 1, translating to MSPEPTQEPIQENLTVSNVVLDTRAANDEEDSDDEDMGMAGYMPLSQVSTDVDPIGEEENDEWLPEFGESSQASSASITDTQQSCSSEVLEVWSCPHNRSDIDLDATKIKEVKSVMASITIPETSIPQWANAISEEQWKEQLLVRIKQMQSKDS from the exons ATGTCGCCGGAGCCTACGCAAGAGCCCATTCAAGAGAATCTGACAGTTTCCAATGTAGTCTTAGATACAAGAGCAGCGAATGATGAGGAAGATAGTGACGATGAAGATATGGGTATGGCAGGATATATGCCATTATCCCAAGTATCTACCGATGTTGATCCCATAGGCGAAGAAGAG AATGACGAATGGCTACCTGAATTTGGCGAATCTAGTCAAGCGTCATCTGCTTCGATAACTGACACTCAGCAA AGTTGCTCTTCCGAGGTATTGGAAGTCTGGTCCTGTCCGCACAATCGTTCTGACATTGATCTAGATGCGACTAAGATCAAAGAAGTAAAATCCGTCATGGCGTCCATTACCATTCCCGAAACTTCTATTCCGCAATGGGCAAATGCGATCTCGGAAGAGCAGTGGAAGGAACAGCTTCTCGTACGCATTAAGCAGATGCAGAGCAAAGATTCGTAA